In the Candidatus Omnitrophota bacterium genome, one interval contains:
- a CDS encoding response regulator: IGARRRGRRILVNKSAKVLIVDDEPDMLTVVSMMLKIWGYESVCAQSGTEALEKLKAEKPYLILLDLALPDMTGDEVCRRVKTSPVTSSVPVIIISAARERLIARAKSCGADDWILKPYEPSHLFEKLKPFLPPAKEFGGSMNMEKLRPGYIKQKKELLKKIRSDIQSGDIESVRYIAHKMSGSGAMYGFDDISRIGADMEDAAAAKNIYGIRRCYAELKKTLSGLCEKFPTKNKKAGKKKN; this comes from the coding sequence AATCGGGGCCCGTCGGCGCGGAAGGCGGATTTTAGTGAACAAGTCCGCGAAGGTCCTTATCGTTGACGATGAGCCGGACATGCTGACAGTTGTGTCAATGATGTTAAAGATATGGGGTTATGAGTCAGTGTGCGCGCAATCGGGGACTGAGGCTCTGGAAAAATTAAAAGCGGAAAAGCCTTATCTGATACTCCTGGATCTGGCTCTGCCCGATATGACGGGAGATGAAGTTTGCCGGAGGGTAAAGACCTCGCCCGTGACCTCATCTGTGCCTGTTATTATTATTTCCGCGGCGCGGGAGCGCCTGATTGCCAGGGCAAAAAGCTGCGGAGCCGATGATTGGATACTGAAGCCGTACGAGCCCTCTCATCTGTTTGAAAAGTTAAAGCCTTTTTTGCCGCCGGCTAAAGAGTTCGGCGGATCAATGAACATGGAGAAACTGCGGCCCGGGTACATAAAACAGAAAAAGGAACTTTTGAAGAAAATACGCTCGGATATTCAATCCGGGGATATTGAGAGTGTCAGGTATATCGCCCACAAGATGAGCGGCTCCGGCGCGATGTACGGTTTTGACGACATATCGCGGATAGGCGCGGATATGGAAGATGCCGCCGCCGCGAAAAATATTTACGGAATCCGGCGCTGTTACGCTGAACTAAAAAAGACGCTTTCCGGGCTGTGTGAAAAATTTCCTACCAAAAACAAAAAAGCCGGCAAAAAAAAGAATTGA